Part of the Budorcas taxicolor isolate Tak-1 chromosome 9, Takin1.1, whole genome shotgun sequence genome is shown below.
tattctttggaattctgcattcagatgcttatatctttccttttcttctttgcttttcacctatcttcttttcacagctatttgtaaggcctccccagacagccattttgcttttttgcatctcctttccatggggatggtctggatccttgtctcctgtacagtgtcacaaacctcaatccatagttcatcaggcactctatctatcagatctaggcccttaaatctatttctcacttccactgtattatcataagggatttgatttaggtcatacctgaatggtctagcggttttccctactttcttcaatttcactctgaatttggtaataaggagttcatggtctgagccacagtcagatcctggccttgtttggttgactgtatagagcttctccatctttggctgcaaataatataatcaatctgatttcggtgttgaccatctggagatgttcatgtgtagagtcttctcccattctgtacctttcctctatttctttgcattgatcactgaagaagactttcttatctctgcttgttattctttggaagtctgcattcaaatgggtgtatctttccttttcacctttgcctttcacttctcttcttttcacagctatttgtacgacctcctcagatgaccattttgcctttttggatttctttttctagggatggtcttgatccctgccttctatacaatgccatgaacctccatccatagttcttcaggcactgtgtctatcagatgtaatcctttgaatctatctctcacttccactgaataatcataagggatttgatttaggtcatacttgaatggtctagtggtttttcctactttctccaacttaagtctgaattcagcaatatagatttcatgatctgagccacagtcagctcctggtcttgtttttgctgactgtatggagcttctccatctttggctgcaaataatataatcaatctgattttggtattgaccatcttttgatgtccatgtgtagtcttctactgtgttgttgaaagagggtatttgctatgaccagtgcatgctcttggcaaaactctaattagccttttccttgcttcattctgttctccaaggccaaatttgcctgttatgccaggtatttcttgatttctcaCTTTTGCATTcttgtcccctataatgaaaaggacattttttggggtattagtctagaaggtcttgtaggtcttcaaagaaccattcaactccagtgtcttcagcattactggttggagcttatacttggattactgtgatactgagtgttttgccttggaaacaaacagagatgttCTGTCATTTGTGAGATTGCATCTGAgacctgcatttcaggctcttttgttgactataatggctactccatttctcctaagggattcctgcccacggtaagtagatataatggtcatctgagttaaatttacccattccagtccatttaagttctctgattcctaaaatgtcgatgttcactcttgccatctcctgtttgaccgcttccaatttgccttgattcatggacctaacattccagattcctatgtgaaattgctctttactgcattggaccttacttctgtcaccagtcacattcacagctgagtgttgtttttgctttgaatcTGTCTCTttagtctttctggagttatttccccactgatttccaatagcatattggcacaactgacctggggagttactctttcagtgttctatgtttttgccttttcatgctattcatgggattctcaaggcaagaatactgaagtggtttgccttttctttctccagtggaccacgttttctcAGAAGtatccaccatgacctgtccatcttgggtggccttacatggcatggctcatagtttcatcaagacaaggttgtggtccatgtgatcaaattggttatttttctgtgattgtggttttcagtctgtctgtcctctgatggagaagggtaagaggcttatggaagctccctgattggagagactgactgagggagaaCTGGGTCTTACACTAGAGTAGCTTAGAAATTTTCTACTTGATGGTGAAATGATTTATCCATGTGCTCAGACACTAAAACAGCAGCCTCATTCATTACATGAATTGAAAAATGTGCTCATATGGCAATGTACTTGGAATTCAGTCCTAGAAtataaattacttaaaatgtCTCTGCAATGCCCAAAGTTGTGTCTTATAAGAATAATCTTTTAGAGGAGAATTATCCCTGCTTACCTGGCAATCTATGAATGAGCGCTGAAGATAGTATCAAAATCTTAAATATCAATAGTGTAACCTGTCTTTGGCACAGACATTGACATATTCATGTATAACTTAGGCATTCTATGAAACTAATTAGCTTCAACCAGGTATGTAGCTCAATTCTGAGGGGAGGGTGGCAGGGGGATTATTGgctttaatttgaaaatacaaaGATCAGGAGGGATAATAAGAACAACAAACTTTTCACAGTCATTATAACATTTGATTGCTTTTATTCATGGAATTAAACTAATCTACACATAATAGCATAAATTTAGGCTACTCAATTGGTATTAAAAGGAGCCTTTTAATGAAGAAACGTCCCATAGCCCGAGCAAATTTTGAAGTCATGAGCTTCTTCCAAATTGTTAATAATAAACCTCCTGTGAAAATAGAAACATGTATGTTTCCAgttaataaaattttgaatacAACTTTGAAATCTAAAAGTAtacaaaacaagataaaaattcttttttttaattttttttaagttttttatttttttaattttaaaatctttaattcttacatgtgttcccaaacatgaacccccctcccacctccctccccataacatctctgtgggtcatccccatgcaccagccccaagcatgctgtatcctgcgtcagacagactagcgattcaattcttacatgatagtatacatgatagaataccattctcccatatcatcccaccctctccctctccctctgagtccaaaagtccgttatacacagctgcgtcttttttcctgtcttgcatacagggtcgtcattgccatctttctaaattccatatatatgtgttagtatactgtattggtgtttttctttctggcttacttcactctgtataatcggctccagtttcatccatctcatcagaactgaatcaaatgaattctttttaacggctgagtaatactccattgtgtatatgtaccacagctttcttatccattcatctgctgatggacatctaggttgtttccatgtcctggctattataaacagtgctgcgatgaacattggggtacatgtgtctctttcagttccggtttcctcggtgtgtatgcccagcagtgggattgctgggtcataaaggagttctatttggaattttttaaggaatctccacactgttctccatagtggctgtactagtttgcattcccaccaacagtgtaggagggttcccttttctccacaccctctccagcatttattgcttgcagatttttggatcgcagccattctgactggtgtgaagtggtacctcattgtggttttgatttgcatttctctaataatgagtgatgttgagcatcttttcatgtgtttgttagccatccgtatgtcttctttggagaaatgtctatttagttctttggcccgttttttgattgggtcatttatttttctggaattgagctgcataagttgcttgtatatttttgagattagttgtttgtcagttgcttcatttgctattattttctcccattcagaaggctgtcttttcaccttgctgatattttcctttgttgtgcagaagcttttcattttaattagatcccatttgtttatttttgcttttatttccagaattctgggaggtggatcatagaggatcctgctgtgatttatgtcggagagtgttttgcctatgttctcctctaggagttttatattttctggtcttacatttagatctttaatccactttgagtttatttttgtgtgtggtgttagaaagtgatctagtttcattcttttacaagtggttgaccagttttcccagcaccacttgttaaagagattaaaaTTCTAATTACAGGATTTGTAATATATTAGTAACACTGTCTGATCATTAGGCTTGTCAAAGGATACAGGGAAATGCATTGTGTTGGACAATCTAACAGCATCAAAGAAGGGCTATTTCTCCTCGTGCTCATTTGGCAGCATATATAATAAATGATGAACTGTTTCCCTTATTTGAGAATGAGATGTATTCAAAAAATTCTCACACAATGTAATAACCACAATATCTTATGGAATAAGTTAAGCACAAACTGTTGAGAACCATAACTCCTTTCTTACTCTTGTTTGTAATGTTTTGTTTCTAGAGTGAACCTTTTCCTGTGAGAATGGAGACCTGGTTGCTGTCCAACTGTCACTAAAACTAAGTGATATTTGCAACTTAGTTTCCCTGATCCTTAGGATTAATCCATGAAAAAATGGGCTGGAACTGAAGAGACTCCACAGTTCTAATTCTAAATAATTGAGATTTAAATGTGTAAGATTCACTAGTTCATAAAAACTTTCGTATTTTCAACACAGGTTATATTAGATAGTAAGAAAAGTGAAAACCTCaaaaactgaatttaaacaaGCTGTAGTTTAAGTTTGCTTCAACTACTTACAAAGTATATCATTTTGGACATGTTATTTAATGTCAAATGaactttttcttcaaaaatttaaacaatgCTATCAGATTCATACTGTACCTAAGGACAACAAATAAAATGATGTGTGAAGACAGAAAGCTTAATATCCATTATTAATTGATGCTCAAAAATTTAATATAACTGCACCCAGTCTTCCTACTTGCACCCCAACCATCTCTGTTTCTTATTATATTCTCTGTCTTGGTGGATGAGCACACTTTACACTGGGGAGAATGACACAACAATAATGAGCCAGATTTTCACAGACTAGCAGTTTTGAATCCTAAGTGAGAACCCAGAATATTTTGGGGGTAGCAataagaattttaagaagagacatACAAAAGTGTCGAttttaaaactgtcactattgCAGAAGCTACATGATATGTGTGGTCCTGGAAGGGTAGTTTTCCATAACTGTCGTAATATTACTCAATATATCTATAATATAGCAGGTACTCAATCATTCCTATTTAATGgatcattaaatatatttagttcTCAAATGACTTTGGTTTATTTAGGCTTCATGGATAGTATAACTCATAATCATacctgtgcttttatttatttttgtaaggaGTTTTACTACAGTCATCAATGCTTTTTCCCGTCTGCTGAAGTTACTCGTGAGAACATTGCGATCCTGATCCGTGAGTAGCCTGTGTGGGAATCCCACTAGGAATTCTGCTGAACTTTCAAAGTATGGGCGATATAGTACTGCCTCAATAAATTCTGCGGCCAGTAGAAAGTCCATGGTGAAGTCTCGTTCAGTTTCAGAAGAATAGAATGAGCTAAAGGAAGGACACAAAGTTAGCTGCATGAGTTACAAAATACTTCATTTAAACACAAATTAAACTCTAAATGTGTCTTTTCTCCCATGTTCCTTAGGAATTTTATGCTCTTTATTAAATAGTTGACTGAACCGAACCTACAGTTTCAGTATATTGTAAATAATCCTCACACTATCTTCTACATTGTGCCTACATAAGCTGAAGACtctaagtgaaagtaaagtcactcattAATGTTCGAATCTTtgctaccccaaggactgtagcctaccaggctctttccttcatgggattttccaggcaagggtactggagtgggttgccatttccttctccaggggatctttcccatccagcgggcgaacccgtgtctcctgcattacaggcagatgttttaccctctgagccaccagggaagaatctaTTACATAGCAACAGAGATGGCAAAACTTtgaatcacaatttttaaaaattgtagcaTCTTAACCAACTCTTACTTCCACTAATTTATTCTTGGCGCTTTCTCATTGTGTTTCTCCTATATCTAATTTCTGTGGCACTAATGTCTACTGTCACTTGTTTTTCACAAACATAGTTCAGGGGCTGGATACTATGAACCAGTATAATAAACAGGTTATCGAATGGCAATTTCTGAAAATTCTTCAACAACATACATAATTGACTCATGTTTACTGTGTGTATATGCTTATATAATTGCTCCTAATTCCTAGAAAATAAGAAGTGGACTAGAAATTTGCCACAGTAATCAAATCACCTTCTTGAATAGGACATAACAGGGGCCAAGGCCAGAGGACAAACAAACAACAGATAGTTTCTCTTGAGTTCATCtaatttaaagacttaaatggCACGCTCAATTCTCTCTTGCAGAAAACAACcataaaaactgaataaaatattaaaaacatgttcTATGATGTCAGAGTGGACAACAATACCAAGAAATCATGAgttcaaaatttaagaaaaaaggtATGATAGTCTGAAAATTTACATGTTGAAGTTCATactaaagaggaagagagactagAGTgcagattttctctctctctctctcctccatgtGAAGACACGGATGCCATGATGCAAGAAGGCAGTCATCTGCAAGCCAGATAGAAGGCCCTCAGCTGAAgttgaccatgctggcaccctagTTCTGAACTTAAAGCCTCcagaattttgagaaaataaatttctgtgatGTAAACCAACTAATTTATAGTATTGGTATTGGTGATGGCAGCTCAAGTTCCTAATAAGAAGGGAAGACTCAAGGCAATGATTGATTTTGAGAGGTATTGCTCTAATGTTGACATGATGAGAAGAGTCTTTGATAACACTGTAGAGGTGAGAGAAGAAACATCACAGTTAGTGATgaactatattaataaataagactctgcacacacagagaaacatacaaaaaaatacCAAGCCATTGAAAATCACTGGgtgagttttttctttaaaaccagaaaaagaataaaatattaaaggaaaacaattaaGAAATTGGTCTATActgaaaaattttcaaattaagaaGACATCATTGAAAGAGTGTACTGACAAGTATTAACTAAGAAAAGCTACATTCAAGATATACAACTGATATGTGACTCTTAGGTGAActgcaaataaaaatggaaaaaccattTCCTGATATTATGGAAAATATGAGCAATGAACATTTGAGGCAACCAAAACTTTGCCAGAATAAACAGAGTTTAGTTACATCAGATAAAGCAATTCTCTTACACATCACTGAACTTCGGTTTTGCCACATCAAGAGCAGCTTGATGGGCCGCCCACATCTTGAAGATCGCTGTGTCCTCATCTGTGTCATACTGAGGAATACCACTGGTAGTGGAAACTATCTTTCTGGATTGTAGATACTGTAGAATGAATAAGATTTATgtcattaaaagattttaaattaaattaaaatacatttaattacCAGTATCATGAATTCCTGAAAAAGAACATGTGACACACTCATCCAGCTGATTGTTcacaaatgaaatttattttcagaatagATATTAACACTTAAAGATGTCATTTAACTTTGTTTGCTTTGTAGAAAGATTTATGCTGTTCTGTTTGCCGAGGCAAACATAATTTGGTGATTATTACATGTATTctattgaaaaatgtttttataaatacaATTATGCCAATTTGCTATTAACTATTTAGGATCACTTCAAAATACTAAGCAGAGCGATTAGAGGGGGAAGGGACAAAGCTCTAACATAATTTCAAATGCATATAAATGTGaagtttaatctatttttaaatcataaatccCAACAGAAGAACTTCATTCAGtgttttcattcattccattCATAAAAATATCATTACATTCTTTTACCTTATAAAACCTGTTGTATATATCCATAGCTTGTGGATAGGCTGCACGACATTCCTCAACTGAATAACAGAAGTTAGATCTGTACTCCTCTCGAGACAGTAACTCTACCTCATATGGCAAATTCCCCAAAAACTCAGATTCAATAGCAGCAAGGAAATACATAATAACCACATAGTAGCTAATGCCTGTAAAAAAATAAGATGGAGACATCTGGAGCCATTAACTATCTATACAAACTAGGAGTTAACCAAATGACTAATGCTTAATCTATATAATTCATCTTCTTTATTCTCCAAACTATCATGTTGAATTTATTGGCTCTAGGAAATACATATGATTATGACAACTTAGGGTTAATCACAGTCAAGAAAGTTTCTATTAGGGGCACATTTTGGATACAGGAAGTTGTATATGAATCTACTCAGTTCAATCCAGTTCCAAATTATTTatgttctgtatttatttatcccTTACACAGGAAGCAAATAATCAGATTTGGCTCAGGAAAATATTTACTTCAGTTTGGGTatatatgtagatgatatttgtGGAGATTCTTTGCCTAGACTGAGGAAGAAATTTCGATATAACCATCTTGTTCTATCTCAGCTCTCTTAAGGATGGTTCTAAATCCCAACCAAATCTCTTCCCAAACAACCTTgaatacattttctcattttcagtttGACTTTCTTCCAGTTCTTGAGGCTAATTCATTTCAACCAAGTCCTCACTCTAGTACATTCTGTTATTGGACTATTTATCTACTTCTTAATTCCTCGGTTCATTTTGTCTACCAGGATTCTGGCAGCTCCTGGGCCACGGTTATTCTTAGGCTTACTCCTCAGCCAGGATTTGGTCACAGGCATGACTCCACACCTTCTGCTAATGAAGCACATCCTTCCACATTCTTGCTTGACAATAAGAGAACTATTTTGATTGTTAATCTAGATGTCAAGCAGAAGCCAGATACTGGTGATACAAAACATAAGGGAGAAGACACAATTGATAGATAGGTATTTCAAGGAATATTTTCAAGCCTTTTGATGACAAGTCATTTTCTCATTAGATGAAACCTGGTGTACTAGTTGACAtcatttcacttatttctactTTTAGCCTTAATTTTCACCTTTGAGGGGACGATTCTCAGTATAAACTTTACTTTGGACTAGAAGAATTTTGTTCATTGCCAAGTAcaatctttattttgaaatgtacattTATAAGTTGACTTTTCCAAAACTTTGTACCTAATGAAGATTTATTTCTGCATAAACCAATGAGAAGGAGCAGATATGCTAGGTGTCCCCTACAGTGAAATTGGTCTTTAGGGCATGAAACGTCTTGCAATTGAAATAATAAATCATTATTAAATTCTTGCTGTTTTTTCAAATTAGGGGTTTAGGGAGGAAAACTTAAGTGATTAAGGAAATGAATTGAGAGAGAAAGATGAATGTTTAGACTTCCTATTACTAACTTTGTGATAAAAAGTAAATTACTCAACCTCTTTCACTTCTTCTTGATTATCTGTATTATGAGAATATTAATTTAAGATCAGGGCAAAAGTTGAATTAAATCTCTCTACATGGCTAAAGTGAGGTTCTGGAATATGTAAGTGTGAAATAATAGCTAGTTGTAGAAGAAGCTAGGAGTGGATGGAATATgcaatagaaaatttgaaatactaggtactcagactcacgtccatcgagtccgtgatgccatccagccatctcatcctctgtcgtccccttctcctcctgcccccaatccctcccagcatcaaagtcttttccagtgagtcaactcttcgcatgaggtggccaaagtactggagtttcagctttagcatcattccttccaaagaaatcccagggctgatctccttcagaatggactggttggatctccttgtagtccaagggactctcaagtgtcttctccaacaccacagttcaaaagcatcaattctttggagctcagctttcttcacagtccagtatCTATCTAAAATTAACgaaggctccccaggtggtgcagtgataaaggaTCCACCAGCAAatgcaag
Proteins encoded:
- the LOC128053040 gene encoding protein LEG1 homolog; this encodes MWSSLVIPTFLFLSFSSVGLAPDPWSTTHENDNYPPFWDQTDGDIAEFPVQNNKIIVDPWKYMDRLRIFKILITESNKYFASFGKNDTGNVFWALTLLYGRLFKSDRFSEPPNSSRCAYESGVSSCISINSGWGGISYYVVIMYFLAAIESEFLGNLPYEVELLSREEYRSNFCYSVEECRAAYPQAMDIYNRFYKYLQSRKIVSTTSGIPQYDTDEDTAIFKMWAAHQAALDVAKPKFSDVSFYSSETERDFTMDFLLAAEFIEAVLYRPYFESSAEFLVGFPHRLLTDQDRNVLTSNFSRREKALMTVVKLLTKINKSTGGLLLTIWKKLMTSKFARAMGRFFIKRLLLIPIE